A segment of the Aureliella helgolandensis genome:
TGGAAGAGCTGCAGCTGAAGATCGCCCCTCTGGCATCCAGTCGCAACATCGACGTCCATTGGCAGACAACTCTACCAACCGACCAAGTATTGGAGACGGATCCCAGCGCCTTGAAAGAAGTGCTGTGGTGCTTGGTTCGCAATGCAATCGAAGCCTTGGGCGAACGAGGAACAATCTCGATAAATGCGACTCTTGCCGTTGAGTCGCCTTTCAATGCCACGCCGATGATTTGTCTTGAAGTTCTGGACGATGGACCTGGGCTGAGTCCCCATGCATTGGCAAATTGCTTTGACCCCTACTTTAGTGGCCGTGAAGCGGGGCGAGGACTGGGACTGGGGCTTTCTAAATCTCAGCGAATTATCGAACAATTCGGAGGCACTCTTACTCTGGCCAATGGACCGGCCCGTGGCTGCCGGGTGACTATTTGGCTCCCAGTTTCCCCGAGCACTTAGGCTGCGTTCGCAAGATATCACACCGCGAGAGGCATACGGTTCAAGGAGCCGAATTGCGTGGCACCTTCTGCCCCGTGGGATGCGTAGGATGTTTGCTTGCAGGCGTTCAGTAGACGAACTCTTGCAAACGAAGCGGTCGTTGGGCCTGTAGCTCCCAAGCCTCTCTTTGGATGAGCACAATACTACTTAACTAGTTACACCTTTCTTACAGGTACCTTCGGGCTGGGCCTGACAGATAGCCACGGACAAGGCAGTACCTCTCTTGAGTACCCGCGTCGAGACCGCTTCAGCCTCGACACGCGCGGGGCATCCACCAAGGAGTTTTGCGACGCTATACTGGGCGGTTTAAAGACTTGCCCAGTATTTATCCCCTGGAAGGAAATGTGTGGAAGGTACTTCTCCAGTTGGCTGGCTATGCCTCGTCCCGCCCCTACTTACCATTTTTCTGGCAATCGCATCGCGGCAAGTCGTCGCCTCGCTCTTGATTGGCATTGCCTCAGCCATTGCCATATTGCTGCCTTCACCAGCCGCTTACCAAAAGATAACGGGTGAAGAGTTTCAATGGCTCCCCTACCTCCAAGACACCGCCGGGAGTTTCTTTCACTCGCTGTCGGAAACCTACTTGTGGGCATCCCTGACCGATCCGGGACACTTGCGGATCTTCGCCTTCACGATGATGCTGGGGATGCAAGTCGCCTTGATCCATCGCTGCGGCGGCATGCTGGGGATCGTTGCTTGGCTGGGCCCACTGGCTAAATCTCGCAGGAGCGGTCAAGTACTAACTTGGCTGCTGGGGCTTGTCATCTTCATTGACGATTACGCCAACACTCTGCTGCTGGGATCGACCATGCAGCCAGTAGCCGACCGCTTGAAAATCAGCCGCGAAAAGCTGGCCTTCTTGGTCGACACCACCGCCGCCCCCGTCGCTGGTTTGGCGTTGGTGAGCACTTGGGTCGCCGCCGAAATCAGTTCGATGCAAGCCGGTTTTACAGATGCCGGAATCGAGATCGGGGCTTCCACCTTTGGCATTTTCCTCAAAACCATTCCCACCCGCTTCTACGTTCTGTACGCACTCTTCTTTGTGCTGGCCTGCGCCTGGATGTGCCGCGACTTTGGCCCCATGCTGGCGGCCGAACGTCGCCGGATGGAGGAGGAGGATGACCTGGAAGAGACGCCATCCGCCGTGCCTCAGGCGACCTCCAAGGTCAAGCCTCGTGGAATCAACGCGATCTTGCCGATCTCGGTAACCGTGGTGGTGGCAGTCTGGCTCTTGATCTTGACCGGGCAGCAAAAGCTTGGCGATACGCCACTTTCAAATTCAACATTGCAGGCCTGGGGAGAGATTATTGGACAAGGGGACAGCCCTGTAGCACTCTTCTACGGCGGTATCGCTGGCCTAGCCGTGGTGCTTGGTTTAGCTTTCTCTCAGCGCGAGCTGACACCTCCTGAAATCCGCGGAGGCTTCCTCCAAGGCTTTCTGCATGTGCTGCCAGCCATGATTATTCTGTGGCTCGCCTGGACTCTGAGCAAATTGACCGGCAATGATCACATGCGCACCGGTAGCTTTATTGCGCAGCAGTTTACCGCCCTCAATCTCTCAGCAGCGTTCATGCCCACCATCGTGTTCTTGCTCGCCTGCGTCATCGCATTTTCGACCGGCACCAGCTGGGGCACCATGGCCATTTTGATGCCGATTGTTATTCCGCTGGTTTATGGCCTGTTGACTCAACAAACGGGCAGTCCTCCGGCCCCAGACCACTTCTTGATGACCGCCTCGATTGGAAGCGTGCTGGCTGGCGCCATTTTTGGCGACCACTGCTCCCCCATTTCCGACACAACGATCCTCAGTTCTCGGAGCAGCGGCTGTGACCACATTGCCC
Coding sequences within it:
- a CDS encoding Na+/H+ antiporter NhaC family protein, producing the protein MEGTSPVGWLCLVPPLLTIFLAIASRQVVASLLIGIASAIAILLPSPAAYQKITGEEFQWLPYLQDTAGSFFHSLSETYLWASLTDPGHLRIFAFTMMLGMQVALIHRCGGMLGIVAWLGPLAKSRRSGQVLTWLLGLVIFIDDYANTLLLGSTMQPVADRLKISREKLAFLVDTTAAPVAGLALVSTWVAAEISSMQAGFTDAGIEIGASTFGIFLKTIPTRFYVLYALFFVLACAWMCRDFGPMLAAERRRMEEEDDLEETPSAVPQATSKVKPRGINAILPISVTVVVAVWLLILTGQQKLGDTPLSNSTLQAWGEIIGQGDSPVALFYGGIAGLAVVLGLAFSQRELTPPEIRGGFLQGFLHVLPAMIILWLAWTLSKLTGNDHMRTGSFIAQQFTALNLSAAFMPTIVFLLACVIAFSTGTSWGTMAILMPIVIPLVYGLLTQQTGSPPAPDHFLMTASIGSVLAGAIFGDHCSPISDTTILSSRSSGCDHIAHVRTQMPYALTIGGVSILFGTLPAGFGWSSWLLLPAGMISIVVVLRLLGTSTKSAAY